Proteins co-encoded in one Streptococcus pyogenes genomic window:
- a CDS encoding nicotinate phosphoribosyltransferase — translation MYKDDSLTLHTDLYQINMMQVYFEQGIHNRHAVFEVYFRKEPFNNGYAVFAGLQRMVEYLEQFQFSETDLAYLEELGYPENFLTYLKELRLELTIRSAKEGDLVFANEPIVQVEGPLGQCQLVETALLNIVNFQTLIATKAARIRSVIEDEPLLEFGTRRAQELDAAIWGTRAAMIGGADATSNVRAGKRFDIPVSGTHAHALVQAYGNDYDAFMAYAKTHKDCVFLVDTYDTLKVGVPTAIRVAKEMGDKINFLGVRLDSGDLAYLSKTVRQQLDDAGFTEAKIYASNDLDENTILNLKMQKAKIDVWGVGTKLITAYDQPALGAVYKIVSIEQEDGSMRDTIKLSNNAEKVSTPGKKQVWRITSREKGKSEGDYITFTDINVNELTEIEMFHPTYTYIKKTVKEFDAIPLLVDIFVKGELVYQLPTLAEIKAYAKKEFDKLWDEYKRVLNPQDYPVDLARDVWQNKMALIDNIRKDAYGKSE, via the coding sequence ATGTATAAAGATGATAGTTTAACTCTCCATACTGATTTGTATCAGATTAATATGATGCAAGTTTATTTTGAGCAGGGCATTCATAATCGTCATGCGGTGTTTGAAGTCTATTTCCGCAAGGAACCTTTTAACAATGGTTATGCTGTTTTTGCCGGTTTACAGCGCATGGTGGAGTACCTAGAGCAATTTCAATTTTCAGAAACAGATTTGGCTTACCTTGAAGAACTGGGTTATCCAGAAAACTTTTTGACCTACCTTAAAGAGTTACGATTAGAATTGACCATCCGTTCAGCTAAAGAAGGAGATTTGGTTTTTGCTAATGAGCCGATTGTGCAAGTAGAAGGCCCTCTAGGTCAGTGTCAGTTGGTCGAAACAGCTCTTTTAAACATTGTTAACTTCCAGACCTTGATTGCTACAAAGGCTGCTCGTATTCGTTCTGTGATTGAGGATGAACCCCTTTTGGAATTTGGCACCCGTCGTGCACAGGAACTAGATGCTGCGATTTGGGGAACCCGCGCAGCGATGATTGGTGGAGCAGATGCAACAAGTAATGTGAGAGCAGGTAAACGCTTTGATATCCCTGTTTCAGGTACGCATGCTCATGCTTTAGTGCAAGCCTATGGTAATGATTATGATGCTTTCATGGCTTATGCTAAGACCCATAAAGATTGTGTATTTCTTGTTGACACCTATGATACACTTAAAGTAGGTGTGCCAACAGCTATCCGAGTAGCCAAAGAAATGGGTGACAAGATTAATTTTCTAGGTGTTCGATTGGACTCTGGTGACTTGGCTTACCTCTCAAAAACAGTCCGTCAGCAGTTAGACGACGCTGGTTTTACCGAGGCTAAGATCTATGCTTCTAATGACCTCGATGAAAATACCATCCTCAACTTAAAAATGCAAAAGGCCAAAATTGATGTTTGGGGTGTTGGGACCAAACTGATCACAGCCTATGATCAGCCTGCCTTAGGTGCTGTTTATAAGATTGTCTCTATTGAGCAAGAAGATGGCAGCATGCGTGATACGATCAAATTATCAAATAATGCAGAAAAAGTATCCACACCAGGTAAAAAACAAGTTTGGCGCATCACCAGTCGTGAAAAAGGCAAATCAGAAGGCGACTATATCACGTTTACTGATATTAATGTTAATGAATTAACTGAGATTGAGATGTTCCATCCGACCTATACCTATATTAAGAAAACCGTTAAAGAATTTGATGCAATTCCTCTCTTAGTTGATATTTTTGTCAAGGGAGAATTAGTTTACCAGCTACCGACCTTAGCTGAAATCAAGGCTTATGCTAAAAAAGAATTTGACAAGCTTTGGGATGAATACAAGCGTGTCTTAAATCCTCAAGACTACCCAGTAGACTTAGCCCGTGATGTGTGGCAAAACAAGATGGCCTTAATTGATAACATTCGCAAAGATGCTTATGGAAAGAGTGAATGA